Proteins from a genomic interval of Microbacterium imperiale:
- a CDS encoding response regulator transcription factor produces the protein MRVLVVDDEARLADGVRRGLEAEGFAVDVAHNGVDGLWRARETRYDAIVLDLMMPGMSGWKVCEALRAEENWTPVLMLTAKDGEWDQVEALESGADDYVTKPFSYPVLVARLRALIRRGGVARPVVLEAGDLRLDSGARRVRRGDSPIDLTAREFAVLEHLMRHRGQVVSKRDLIAGVWDDDFDGDPNIVEVYVGHLRRKVDRPFGREAIETVRGAGYRLAADGG, from the coding sequence ATGCGAGTACTGGTGGTCGACGACGAGGCGCGCCTCGCGGATGGCGTGCGCCGCGGGCTCGAAGCCGAGGGCTTTGCCGTCGACGTCGCGCACAACGGCGTCGACGGCCTGTGGCGCGCCCGCGAGACGCGGTACGACGCCATCGTGCTCGACCTCATGATGCCGGGCATGAGCGGATGGAAGGTCTGCGAGGCGCTGCGCGCGGAGGAGAACTGGACCCCCGTCCTCATGCTGACGGCGAAGGACGGCGAGTGGGATCAGGTCGAGGCGCTCGAGTCCGGCGCCGACGACTACGTCACCAAGCCGTTCTCGTACCCGGTGCTCGTCGCGCGACTGCGCGCGCTCATCCGCCGCGGTGGCGTCGCGCGACCCGTCGTCCTCGAGGCGGGTGATCTGCGCCTCGACTCCGGCGCGCGTCGCGTCCGTCGCGGCGACTCCCCCATCGACCTGACGGCGCGGGAGTTCGCCGTCCTCGAGCACCTGATGCGCCACCGCGGCCAGGTCGTCTCCAAGCGCGACCTCATCGCCGGCGTGTGGGACGACGACTTCGACGGCGACCCGAACATCGTCGAGGTCTACGTCGGCCACCTGCGCCGCAAGGTCGACCGGCCCTTCGGCCGCGAGGCCATCGAGACGGTCCGCGGCGCGGGCTACCGTCTGGCGGCGGACGGTGGCTGA
- a CDS encoding flagellar biosynthetic protein FliR, whose translation MEILLDFAWIEATGLAAVRTTAFVFIAPPFSYGAFPARIKAMVAVGVALALSGTVAPGYESLGTGPFFVALTLQVLTGAILGFLVLACFTAVQSAGGLIDVFGGFQLAQAFDPQMNVNGAQFTRLFQMIALVLLFASNGYQLILAGLARSFTAIPVDGVLDLARPAELMIGTASQLLVSAVQIAGPLLLVLFLADIALGLVSRVAPALNAFALGFPLKIILTFLLAGTVILALPGVVGALTDDAVGLLIGGAR comes from the coding sequence GTGGAGATCCTCCTCGACTTCGCCTGGATCGAGGCGACGGGTCTCGCCGCCGTCCGCACCACCGCCTTCGTCTTCATCGCCCCGCCGTTCTCGTACGGCGCGTTCCCGGCTCGCATCAAGGCGATGGTCGCCGTCGGGGTCGCCCTCGCGCTGAGCGGCACCGTCGCTCCCGGGTACGAGAGCCTCGGCACCGGCCCCTTCTTCGTCGCACTCACGCTGCAGGTGCTCACCGGGGCGATCCTCGGGTTCCTCGTCCTCGCGTGCTTCACCGCGGTGCAGTCCGCCGGTGGACTCATCGACGTCTTCGGCGGCTTCCAGCTCGCGCAGGCGTTCGACCCGCAGATGAACGTCAACGGGGCGCAGTTCACGCGGCTGTTCCAGATGATCGCCCTGGTGCTGCTGTTCGCCTCCAACGGCTATCAGCTGATCCTGGCCGGGCTGGCGCGCAGTTTCACCGCGATCCCCGTCGACGGCGTGCTCGACCTCGCGCGTCCGGCCGAGCTGATGATCGGCACGGCGTCGCAGCTGCTCGTGTCCGCGGTGCAGATCGCCGGTCCGCTTCTGCTGGTGCTGTTCCTCGCCGACATCGCGCTGGGGCTCGTGAGCCGCGTCGCGCCCGCGCTCAACGCCTTCGCGCTGGGCTTCCCGCTGAAGATCATCCTCACGTTCCTGCTCGCCGGCACGGTCATCCTCGCCCTGCCCGGTGTCGTCGGCGCCCTGACCGACGACGCGGTCGGTCTCCTGATCGGGGGCGCGCGATGA
- a CDS encoding dihydrolipoamide acetyltransferase family protein has protein sequence MSTQTFHLPDVGEGLTEAEIVQWRVAAGDAVAVNDVLVEIETAKSLVELPSPFSGTVGELLVDEGATVEVGAAIITIAAEAPAAAASPAAEAPAAAPAAPAAPAAPAPAAPEESGSVLVGYGGAGQVQSRRRKPAEAPARAAVGVVAKPPIRKLARDLGVDLASVTPTGSAGEVTRQDVVNHASQASVFRNLQTPERPEVREQRIPVPAAVVTGEPADDREETIPVKGVRKVTAKHMVDSAYSAPHVSVWTDVDATRTMELVKRMKASPDFADIKVSPLLIVARAVVWAVRRTPMVNAAWVETEAGAEIRVRHYVNLGIAAATPRGLLVPNIKDAQDLNMRGLARALEKLTLTAREGKTTPADQQGGTITITNIGVFGMDAGTPIINPGESGIVAMGTIRQKPWVVDGEVRPRYVTTVSGSFDHRVVDGDGMSRFIADVASVLEEPALLLE, from the coding sequence ATGAGCACCCAGACCTTCCACCTGCCGGACGTCGGCGAAGGCCTCACCGAGGCGGAGATCGTGCAGTGGCGCGTCGCCGCCGGCGACGCGGTGGCGGTCAACGACGTCCTCGTCGAGATCGAGACCGCGAAGTCGCTCGTCGAGCTCCCGTCGCCCTTCTCGGGCACGGTCGGCGAGCTGCTCGTCGACGAGGGGGCGACGGTCGAGGTCGGCGCGGCGATCATCACGATCGCCGCCGAGGCGCCCGCCGCTGCGGCATCCCCGGCGGCCGAGGCCCCCGCCGCCGCTCCGGCTGCCCCCGCGGCTCCGGCTGCTCCCGCTCCGGCGGCGCCCGAGGAGAGCGGATCGGTGCTCGTCGGCTACGGCGGGGCCGGACAGGTGCAGTCGCGTCGCCGCAAGCCGGCCGAGGCGCCCGCCCGCGCCGCGGTCGGCGTCGTGGCCAAGCCGCCCATCCGCAAGCTCGCACGCGACCTCGGGGTCGACCTGGCCTCGGTCACGCCGACGGGCTCGGCGGGAGAGGTGACGCGTCAGGATGTCGTGAACCACGCGTCGCAGGCATCGGTGTTCCGCAACCTGCAGACGCCCGAGCGTCCCGAGGTGCGCGAGCAGCGCATTCCCGTGCCGGCGGCCGTCGTGACGGGCGAGCCCGCCGACGACCGCGAGGAGACCATCCCGGTCAAGGGCGTGCGCAAGGTCACCGCCAAGCACATGGTCGACTCCGCCTACAGTGCGCCGCATGTCTCGGTGTGGACCGACGTCGACGCCACGCGCACGATGGAGCTCGTCAAGCGGATGAAGGCCTCGCCCGACTTCGCCGACATCAAGGTCTCGCCGCTGCTGATCGTCGCTCGCGCCGTCGTGTGGGCCGTGCGCCGCACCCCGATGGTCAACGCCGCCTGGGTCGAGACCGAGGCCGGCGCCGAGATCCGGGTGCGCCACTACGTCAACCTCGGCATCGCCGCCGCGACCCCGCGCGGCCTGCTGGTGCCGAACATCAAGGACGCGCAGGACCTCAACATGCGCGGCCTCGCCCGCGCCCTCGAGAAGCTGACGCTCACCGCTCGCGAGGGCAAGACCACGCCCGCCGACCAGCAAGGCGGCACGATCACGATCACGAACATCGGCGTGTTCGGGATGGATGCCGGTACGCCGATCATCAACCCGGGCGAGTCGGGCATCGTCGCGATGGGAACCATCCGGCAGAAGCCCTGGGTCGTCGACGGCGAGGTGCGCCCGCGCTACGTCACGACCGTGTCGGGCTCGTTCGACCACCGCGTCGTCGACGGCGACGGCATGAGCCGGTTCATCGCCGACGTGGCCTCCGTGCTCGAGGAGCCCGCGCTGCTGCTCGAGTGA
- a CDS encoding metal ABC transporter solute-binding protein, Zn/Mn family: protein MTRRLLPAAVLVAAASLTLAGCAGSAAPGASGSGDSGDKLSVVASTNVYGSLAAEVGGDAVEVTAIITSLAQDPHSYEASARDQLTVSEADLIIENGGGYDSFLEGLIDASGTEAPVLTAVEFAHDYPGAEGHGHDDHADEEHADETPAASADAAPAEGEHAEEEHADEHGHDHAGHDHIEGFNEHVWYDPHTIAHLVEDIAHELGELDADQAETFEANAAALIERIEGLETSLDAISADHGGEKIFVTEPVPVYLAAAAGLEDATPAAFSEAVEEGQDVPPATLLEAQQTLRSGDVRVVIVNAQTGGAETTEMVNLAGELDIPVLEFTELMPDGVDYVEWMQQNIDEMSEALAG, encoded by the coding sequence ATGACCCGTCGTCTTCTTCCTGCGGCCGTGCTCGTCGCCGCGGCATCCCTCACCCTCGCCGGCTGCGCCGGCTCGGCCGCACCCGGCGCGAGCGGCTCGGGCGACAGCGGTGACAAGCTCAGCGTCGTGGCGTCGACGAACGTCTACGGCTCGCTCGCGGCCGAGGTCGGCGGCGACGCCGTCGAGGTCACCGCCATCATCACCTCGCTCGCGCAGGACCCGCACTCGTACGAGGCATCGGCGCGCGACCAGCTGACGGTGTCGGAGGCGGACCTCATCATCGAGAACGGCGGCGGCTACGACTCGTTCCTCGAGGGCCTCATCGACGCGAGCGGCACGGAGGCGCCCGTGCTCACCGCGGTCGAGTTCGCGCACGACTACCCGGGCGCCGAGGGTCACGGCCACGACGACCACGCGGACGAGGAGCACGCGGACGAGACACCCGCCGCGTCCGCCGACGCCGCCCCCGCGGAGGGCGAGCACGCCGAGGAGGAGCACGCCGACGAGCACGGTCACGACCACGCGGGTCACGACCACATCGAGGGCTTCAACGAGCACGTCTGGTACGACCCGCACACGATCGCGCACCTCGTCGAGGACATCGCGCACGAGCTCGGCGAGCTCGACGCCGACCAGGCCGAGACCTTCGAGGCGAACGCCGCCGCACTCATCGAGCGCATCGAGGGGCTCGAGACCTCGCTCGACGCGATCTCGGCCGACCACGGCGGCGAGAAGATCTTCGTGACCGAACCCGTGCCGGTGTACCTCGCCGCCGCGGCGGGGCTCGAGGACGCGACGCCCGCCGCTTTCAGCGAGGCGGTCGAAGAGGGGCAGGACGTTCCCCCGGCGACACTGCTCGAGGCTCAGCAGACGCTGCGCTCCGGCGACGTGCGCGTCGTCATCGTCAACGCCCAGACCGGAGGGGCCGAGACCACCGAGATGGTGAACCTGGCGGGAGAGCTCGACATCCCCGTGCTCGAGTTCACCGAGCTCATGCCCGACGGCGTCGACTACGTCGAATGGATGCAGCAGAACATCGACGAGATGTCGGAAGCGCTCGCCGGCTGA
- a CDS encoding manganese efflux pump MntP: protein MSPWALFILAVGVSADAFAVALGKGLQLRTHIVRGALLIAGAFGLAQAVMPLIGWLLGSTFADAIAPVDHWIAFALLAAIGAKMLWEAFRPDDDADVAASGISAREIVLLALATSIDALAVGVSFAFLMVPVWVAVVSIGVVTFALSFLAVLIGHRVGTRWRKPAEIIGGIVLIGIGTQILIEHLVAG, encoded by the coding sequence ATGTCGCCGTGGGCGCTGTTCATCCTCGCCGTCGGCGTCTCCGCCGACGCGTTCGCGGTCGCACTCGGCAAGGGCCTGCAGCTGCGTACCCACATCGTTCGCGGGGCGCTGCTGATCGCGGGCGCCTTCGGCCTCGCCCAGGCGGTCATGCCGCTCATCGGCTGGCTGCTCGGCAGCACCTTCGCCGACGCCATCGCGCCCGTCGATCACTGGATCGCCTTCGCCCTGCTCGCCGCGATCGGCGCGAAGATGCTGTGGGAGGCGTTCCGGCCCGACGACGACGCGGATGTCGCGGCATCCGGCATCTCGGCGCGCGAGATCGTGCTGCTCGCCCTCGCGACGAGCATCGACGCGCTGGCCGTGGGCGTCTCGTTCGCGTTCCTGATGGTGCCGGTGTGGGTCGCCGTCGTCTCGATCGGCGTCGTCACCTTCGCCCTGTCGTTCCTCGCGGTGCTCATCGGTCACCGCGTGGGCACGCGCTGGCGCAAGCCGGCCGAGATCATCGGCGGCATCGTGCTCATCGGCATCGGCACCCAGATCCTCATCGAGCACCTGGTCGCCGGCTGA
- a CDS encoding alpha-ketoacid dehydrogenase subunit beta — translation MSVETLPFSKALNAGMRRAMQDDDHVLLMGEDIGRLGGVFRVTEGLQAEFGDRRVLDTPLAESGIVGTAIGLAMAGFRPVCEIQFDGFVFPAFDQITTQLAKLTNRHDGRMSFPVVIRIPYGGHIGAVEHHQESPEAYFTHTPGLRVVSPSTPNDAYWMIQDAIASPDPVIFLEPKSRYWPKGEVDLAARALPLHASRVVRRGTDVTLVGHGAMVTVLLQAAALAESEGISCEVVDLRSLSPVDYGPIVESVRRTGRMVYGQEAPGFTSLGSEIAATVTEQAFFSLEAPVLRVSGFDVPFPAAKLEGSYLPDADRILEAVDRALAY, via the coding sequence ATGAGCGTCGAGACGCTGCCGTTCAGCAAGGCGCTCAACGCGGGCATGCGCCGCGCGATGCAGGACGACGACCACGTCCTGCTCATGGGGGAGGACATCGGCCGTCTCGGCGGCGTCTTCCGCGTGACCGAAGGGCTGCAGGCCGAGTTCGGCGACCGTCGGGTGCTCGACACGCCCCTGGCCGAGTCCGGCATCGTCGGCACGGCGATCGGCCTCGCGATGGCGGGCTTCCGCCCCGTGTGCGAGATCCAGTTCGACGGCTTCGTCTTCCCCGCGTTCGACCAGATCACGACGCAGCTGGCGAAGCTCACCAACCGGCACGACGGACGGATGTCGTTCCCCGTCGTCATCCGCATCCCGTACGGCGGCCACATCGGCGCCGTCGAGCACCACCAGGAGAGCCCCGAGGCGTACTTCACGCACACGCCGGGCCTGCGGGTCGTGTCGCCGTCGACGCCGAACGACGCGTACTGGATGATCCAGGACGCCATCGCCTCGCCCGACCCCGTGATCTTCCTCGAGCCGAAGTCGCGGTACTGGCCGAAGGGTGAGGTCGACCTGGCCGCTCGGGCACTGCCGCTGCACGCCTCGCGCGTCGTGCGCCGCGGCACCGACGTCACGCTCGTCGGCCACGGCGCCATGGTCACCGTGCTGCTGCAGGCCGCCGCGCTCGCCGAGAGCGAGGGCATCTCGTGCGAGGTCGTCGACCTGCGATCACTCTCGCCCGTGGACTACGGTCCGATCGTCGAGTCGGTGCGTCGTACGGGACGCATGGTCTACGGCCAGGAGGCGCCGGGATTCACCTCGCTCGGCTCCGAGATCGCCGCGACCGTGACCGAGCAGGCCTTCTTCTCACTCGAGGCGCCCGTCCTGCGGGTGTCGGGATTCGACGTGCCGTTCCCCGCCGCGAAGCTCGAGGGCTCGTACCTGCCCGACGCCGACCGCATCCTCGAGGCCGTCGACCGCGCCCTCGCCTACTGA
- a CDS encoding thiamine pyrophosphate-dependent dehydrogenase E1 component subunit alpha, protein MTDEAEHDPALVRVLAADGTLDPSPEAERYLPLIEALPDSELETFYRDMVTVRAFDRQATNLQRQGQLALWPPSFGQEAAQVGSARATRPQDHLFPSYREHVVCTIRGVDPIDIIRLMRGLTHGGWDPTDPKNGNTHIYTLVLGSQTLHASGYGMGMVFDGRTGTGDPERDAAVIVYYGDGASSQGDVHEAMVFATSYNTPQVFFLQNNHWAISVPVSTQSKVPLVRRGAGYGMPSVRVDGNDVLASYAVTKLALDEARSGEGPRAIEALTYRMGAHTTSDDPTKYRTSDEEAFWAQRDPIARMRGYLEGRGAAASFFDEVDAAAAAYADDVRVRTNALVAPEPDSMFAHVYSEQHPLVDQQRQWLADYEASFEGGRA, encoded by the coding sequence GTGACCGACGAAGCAGAACACGATCCCGCTCTCGTCCGCGTCCTCGCGGCCGACGGCACACTCGACCCCTCGCCGGAGGCCGAACGCTACCTGCCCCTCATCGAGGCGCTGCCCGACTCCGAGCTCGAGACGTTCTACCGCGACATGGTCACGGTGCGCGCATTCGACCGTCAGGCCACCAACCTGCAGCGGCAGGGCCAGCTCGCGCTGTGGCCGCCGTCCTTCGGCCAGGAGGCGGCGCAGGTCGGCTCGGCGCGCGCGACCCGCCCGCAGGACCACCTCTTCCCGTCGTACCGCGAGCACGTCGTCTGCACGATCCGCGGGGTCGATCCCATCGACATCATCCGGCTCATGCGCGGACTGACCCACGGCGGATGGGATCCGACCGACCCCAAGAACGGCAACACCCACATCTACACGCTCGTCCTCGGCTCGCAGACGCTGCACGCGTCGGGCTACGGCATGGGCATGGTGTTCGACGGCCGTACCGGCACGGGCGACCCCGAGCGAGACGCGGCCGTCATCGTCTACTACGGCGACGGCGCCTCGAGCCAGGGCGACGTGCACGAGGCGATGGTCTTCGCCACGAGCTACAACACCCCGCAGGTGTTCTTCCTGCAGAACAACCACTGGGCGATCTCGGTGCCCGTCTCGACGCAGTCCAAGGTGCCGCTCGTGCGCCGCGGCGCCGGATACGGCATGCCGTCGGTTCGCGTCGACGGCAACGACGTGCTCGCCAGCTACGCCGTCACCAAGCTCGCCCTCGACGAAGCCCGCTCCGGCGAGGGGCCACGCGCGATCGAGGCCCTGACCTACCGCATGGGCGCGCACACGACGAGCGACGACCCCACGAAGTACCGCACGAGCGACGAAGAGGCCTTCTGGGCGCAGCGCGACCCGATCGCGCGGATGCGCGGCTACCTCGAGGGTCGCGGCGCGGCGGCATCCTTCTTCGACGAGGTGGATGCCGCGGCCGCGGCGTACGCCGACGACGTGCGCGTCCGCACCAACGCGCTCGTCGCCCCCGAGCCCGACAGCATGTTCGCGCACGTCTACAGCGAGCAGCATCCGCTCGTCGACCAGCAGCGGCAATGGCTCGCCGACTACGAGGCATCCTTCGAGGGAGGACGCGCATGA
- the csrA gene encoding carbon storage regulator CsrA → MLTRRVGERVLIGDDIEVTVLEVKGDSVRLGIQAPRETRIQRAEIVAAVESENVSAAHAPADEGQALLNALVRRQGSAPTADEE, encoded by the coding sequence GTGTTGACGAGACGTGTCGGTGAGCGGGTGCTCATCGGCGACGACATCGAGGTGACGGTCCTCGAGGTCAAGGGCGACAGTGTGCGGCTGGGCATCCAGGCGCCGCGCGAGACCCGGATCCAGCGCGCCGAGATCGTCGCCGCCGTCGAGAGCGAGAACGTCTCCGCCGCGCACGCGCCGGCGGATGAGGGTCAGGCCCTCCTCAACGCGCTCGTCCGCCGCCAGGGCTCAGCCCCGACGGCGGACGAAGAGTAG
- a CDS encoding EscU/YscU/HrcU family type III secretion system export apparatus switch protein: MSDDTGERTEKASRRKLREARRKGQLTRSQDLSAWLGIGTVAALLPMMIGAGADAGRAQFVEVAAVIRDPDPGHAVAALGSALAGIPAMLGVALAAVAVVAVVGSVAQGGIHLRGVPARYEQFNVIAGVKRLFGMQALWEGAKALMKTAAIGLALWFVVAGLMPVLMMSGAHSISRLLEIASSVVTSLLITAVAVGVLLAAVDVLVVMRRNRKHTRMTKKEARDEHKSTEGDPLVRGQRRARQMAMSRNRMIAAVADADVVLVNPTHVAVALRYEPGKSAPRVVAKGQGIIAERIRERAHEAGVPLVRDIPLARALHGACELGQPIPSELYTAVARVLVFVDGLKRRGAARGVHTVPQRKDPR; encoded by the coding sequence ATGAGCGATGACACCGGCGAACGGACCGAGAAGGCCTCCCGGCGCAAGCTGCGCGAGGCCCGCCGCAAAGGCCAGCTGACCCGTAGCCAGGACCTGTCGGCGTGGCTCGGGATCGGCACGGTCGCGGCGCTGCTGCCGATGATGATCGGCGCGGGAGCCGACGCCGGCCGGGCACAGTTCGTCGAGGTCGCCGCCGTCATCCGCGACCCCGATCCCGGTCACGCCGTCGCCGCGCTCGGGTCGGCGCTGGCCGGCATCCCGGCGATGCTCGGCGTCGCGCTCGCGGCCGTCGCGGTGGTCGCGGTCGTCGGGTCTGTCGCCCAGGGCGGCATCCACCTGCGCGGGGTGCCGGCGCGGTACGAGCAGTTCAACGTCATCGCCGGGGTCAAGCGCCTCTTCGGGATGCAGGCCCTGTGGGAGGGTGCGAAGGCCCTCATGAAGACGGCCGCGATCGGGCTGGCGCTGTGGTTCGTCGTCGCGGGTCTGATGCCGGTGCTGATGATGAGCGGCGCGCATTCGATCTCGCGGCTGCTCGAGATCGCCTCGTCCGTCGTGACCTCGCTGCTGATCACCGCCGTCGCCGTCGGCGTCCTGCTCGCCGCCGTCGACGTCCTCGTGGTCATGCGCCGCAACCGCAAGCACACGCGCATGACCAAGAAGGAAGCGCGCGATGAGCACAAGAGCACCGAGGGCGATCCCCTCGTCCGAGGCCAGCGTCGCGCGCGCCAGATGGCGATGAGTCGCAACCGGATGATCGCCGCCGTCGCCGACGCCGACGTCGTGCTCGTCAACCCCACCCACGTCGCCGTCGCCCTGCGTTACGAGCCGGGTAAGTCGGCCCCGCGCGTGGTCGCGAAGGGTCAGGGCATCATCGCCGAGCGCATCCGCGAGCGGGCGCACGAGGCCGGGGTGCCGCTCGTCCGCGACATCCCGCTCGCCCGCGCCCTCCACGGCGCGTGCGAGCTGGGCCAGCCGATCCCGAGCGAGCTCTACACCGCCGTCGCACGCGTGCTCGTCTTCGTCGACGGGCTCAAGCGCCGCGGCGCGGCCCGCGGCGTCCACACCGTTCCGCAGAGGAAGGACCCCCGATGA
- a CDS encoding DUF4287 domain-containing protein gives MSERRVSAPDIDPANKPKGPASYFPSIEKTYGLPVQHWLDIAADQLGEGRSHMQVVESLKTEHGLGHGHANAVVAYVKAKLAD, from the coding sequence ATGAGTGAGCGTCGCGTTTCGGCTCCGGACATCGACCCCGCGAACAAGCCGAAGGGGCCGGCGTCGTACTTCCCGAGTATCGAGAAGACGTACGGCCTGCCGGTCCAGCACTGGCTCGACATCGCGGCTGACCAGCTCGGCGAGGGCCGGTCGCATATGCAGGTCGTCGAGTCGCTCAAGACCGAGCACGGCCTGGGCCATGGTCACGCGAACGCCGTCGTGGCATACGTCAAGGCGAAGCTCGCGGACTGA
- a CDS encoding flagellar biosynthesis protein FlhA, producing the protein MNILKRSLVPVGVVGIIMLLVVPVPPPLLDVLIITNILFALLVLLTAMFVKKPLDFAVFPSLLLVATLFRLGLNVASTKLVLGEAHAGQVIDAFAAIAVGGSLVIGIVVFLILIVIQFVVVTKGAERVAEVGARFTLDAMPGKQMAIDADLNAGLITDAEARRRRAEIAAEADFYGAMDGASKFVKGDAIAGLVIIIINLVGGVAIGVMSDGMEIGEALNTYALLTIGDGLTTQIPALLMAVATGMIVTRSGAESDMGTAAAMQLTQSRNALSIAGGAAIVMSFIPGMPMLPFLAIGATLLLIAQRVGSRTPAPSAEDAPLPDTRSADSPEELAERMRVHALEILLAPDVVDLVTGGPDDLLGRVRSLRRKTAAELGLVVPPVRTRDSIELPPATYVIRVAGIEAGRGVAPRGSMLALGAGLDALPGASSPDPVFGIDGKWVPLEMRHSAELAGATVVDRASVIITHLSSVIQTHAARLLSREDVRQLTEALRQVSPAAVEELTPALLSLAEVQRVLQGLLAERIPINDLARIYEALALRAKTSTDPEVLVEAARAALGPAVATRFAEQGRLRIVMIDPLLEQSMLEAMRPSEEGMHIALDPRRLEAVISSTKAALASAGAGAEPVLVCAPSLRPAVRRLISSQTDGVPVLSYTEATAGGLAIDTVGVVRDTVDDRPVISPA; encoded by the coding sequence ATGAACATCCTCAAGAGGTCGCTCGTCCCCGTCGGGGTCGTGGGCATCATCATGCTGCTCGTCGTCCCCGTGCCGCCGCCGCTGCTCGACGTGCTCATCATCACCAACATCCTGTTCGCGCTGCTCGTCCTGCTGACGGCGATGTTCGTGAAGAAGCCCCTCGATTTCGCCGTCTTCCCGTCGCTGCTGCTCGTCGCGACCCTGTTCCGGCTGGGGCTGAACGTCGCCTCGACGAAGCTCGTGCTGGGCGAAGCGCACGCCGGCCAGGTCATCGACGCGTTCGCCGCGATCGCGGTCGGCGGCTCGCTCGTCATCGGCATCGTCGTCTTCCTCATCCTCATCGTCATCCAGTTCGTCGTGGTCACCAAGGGCGCCGAGCGCGTCGCCGAGGTGGGCGCCCGCTTCACGCTCGACGCCATGCCGGGCAAGCAGATGGCGATCGACGCCGACCTCAACGCCGGCCTCATCACGGATGCCGAGGCGCGACGGCGCCGAGCGGAGATCGCCGCCGAGGCCGACTTCTACGGCGCGATGGACGGCGCGTCGAAGTTCGTCAAGGGCGACGCGATCGCGGGCCTCGTCATCATCATCATCAACCTCGTCGGCGGCGTCGCGATCGGCGTCATGTCGGACGGCATGGAGATCGGTGAGGCGCTGAACACCTACGCGCTGCTGACGATCGGCGACGGCCTGACCACCCAGATCCCTGCGCTGCTCATGGCGGTCGCGACGGGCATGATCGTCACCCGCTCGGGCGCCGAATCCGACATGGGCACGGCGGCGGCGATGCAGCTGACGCAGTCGCGCAACGCGCTGTCGATCGCCGGCGGCGCCGCGATCGTCATGTCGTTCATCCCCGGCATGCCGATGCTGCCGTTCCTCGCGATCGGCGCGACGCTGCTGCTCATCGCCCAGCGGGTCGGCTCGCGCACCCCGGCCCCCTCGGCCGAGGACGCGCCCCTGCCCGACACCCGCAGCGCCGACTCGCCCGAGGAGCTCGCCGAGCGCATGCGCGTGCACGCCCTCGAGATCCTGCTCGCCCCCGACGTGGTCGACCTCGTCACCGGCGGTCCCGATGACCTGCTCGGCCGCGTCCGCTCGCTGCGTCGCAAGACCGCCGCCGAGCTCGGGCTGGTCGTGCCCCCCGTGCGCACGCGCGACAGCATCGAGCTGCCGCCCGCGACCTACGTCATCCGCGTCGCGGGCATCGAGGCGGGACGCGGGGTGGCTCCGCGCGGGTCGATGTTGGCGCTCGGGGCGGGTCTCGACGCGCTGCCCGGCGCATCGTCGCCCGATCCGGTGTTCGGCATCGACGGCAAGTGGGTGCCGCTCGAGATGCGCCACAGCGCCGAGCTCGCCGGCGCGACCGTCGTCGATCGCGCGAGCGTCATCATCACGCACCTCTCCAGCGTCATCCAGACCCACGCCGCGCGGCTGCTCAGCCGCGAGGACGTGCGGCAGCTCACCGAGGCGCTGCGCCAGGTCAGCCCCGCCGCGGTCGAAGAGCTCACCCCGGCCCTGCTCTCGCTCGCCGAGGTGCAGCGCGTGCTGCAGGGACTGCTCGCCGAGCGCATCCCCATCAACGACCTCGCCCGCATCTACGAGGCGCTCGCGCTGCGCGCGAAGACCTCCACCGACCCCGAGGTCCTCGTCGAGGCCGCTCGCGCCGCGCTCGGACCGGCGGTCGCGACGAGGTTCGCGGAACAGGGGCGTCTGCGCATCGTCATGATCGATCCGTTGCTCGAGCAGTCGATGCTCGAGGCCATGCGCCCGAGCGAAGAGGGGATGCACATCGCTCTCGACCCGCGGCGGCTCGAGGCGGTCATCTCGTCGACGAAGGCGGCGTTGGCATCGGCCGGCGCCGGAGCCGAGCCCGTGCTCGTGTGCGCGCCGTCGCTGCGTCCGGCGGTGCGACGGCTCATCTCGTCGCAGACCGACGGCGTGCCGGTCCTGTCGTACACCGAGGCGACCGCCGGCGGTCTCGCGATCGACACCGTCGGCGTCGTCCGCGACACCGTCGACGACCGGCCGGTCATCAGCCCCGCGTGA